Proteins co-encoded in one Jeotgalibacillus malaysiensis genomic window:
- a CDS encoding polyribonucleotide nucleotidyltransferase: protein MDQNKQVFTTNWAGRELTVEVGQLAKQASGAALIRYGDTVVLSTATGSKEPKPLDFFPLTVNYEERMYSVGKIPGGFIKREGRPSERAVLTSRLIDRPIRPLFPDGFRNDVQIMSMVMSVDQDCSSEMAAMFGSSLSLCVSDIPFGGPIAGVMVGLIDGEFIINPTIDQQNKSEMELIVAGTKDAINMVEAGAYEVSEEKMLEAIMFGHEEIKKLIAFQEEIVAACGKEKREVVLAELDTEVVSRMQEMAGEKLVSAVQTHEKHARDEAISGVKNEVLAVLEEEEADEDYVKDAKKALDQMVKAEVRRQITQDKLRPDGRKPNEIRPLSSEVGKLPRTHGSGLFTRGQTQALSIATLGPLGDVQIIDGLGLEESKRFMHHYNFPLFSVGETGPIRGPGRREIGHGALGERALEKVLPDEKDFPYTIRLVSEVLESNGSTSQASICASTLAMMDAGVPLKAPVAGIAMGLVKSGEDYTILTDIQGMEDFLGDMDFKVAGTAKGVTALQMDIKIDGLTKEILEEALMQAKEGRMHILDSMLSTISEPRKELSEYAPKIIQLSINPDKIRDVIGPSGKTINKIIEETGVKIDIEQDGTVFIASADSEMNAKAKQIIEDMVREAKVGQNYLGKVKRIEKFGAFVEIFSGKDGLVHISELQEERTNKVEDVLSLGDQIEVKVTEIDNQGRVNLSRKAVIKEQKEREEQK from the coding sequence ATGGACCAGAATAAACAGGTTTTTACAACTAACTGGGCAGGAAGAGAGCTTACAGTTGAAGTTGGCCAGCTTGCTAAACAGGCAAGCGGAGCAGCTTTGATCAGATATGGCGATACAGTTGTGTTAAGTACAGCAACAGGTTCAAAAGAGCCAAAACCACTTGATTTCTTCCCGCTTACTGTTAACTATGAAGAAAGAATGTACTCAGTAGGAAAAATCCCTGGTGGATTTATTAAACGTGAAGGACGTCCAAGTGAACGTGCAGTTCTAACAAGCCGTCTTATTGACCGTCCGATCCGTCCACTTTTCCCTGACGGCTTCCGTAATGATGTACAGATCATGAGCATGGTTATGAGTGTTGATCAGGATTGCTCATCAGAAATGGCAGCGATGTTTGGCTCATCACTTTCACTTTGTGTATCAGACATTCCGTTTGGCGGACCGATCGCGGGTGTAATGGTTGGATTAATTGATGGTGAGTTTATTATAAACCCAACAATCGATCAACAGAATAAGAGTGAAATGGAATTAATCGTTGCAGGAACGAAAGATGCTATTAACATGGTAGAAGCAGGCGCTTATGAAGTATCTGAGGAAAAGATGCTTGAAGCGATTATGTTTGGTCATGAAGAGATTAAAAAACTGATCGCATTCCAGGAAGAAATTGTTGCTGCATGCGGTAAAGAAAAAAGAGAAGTCGTTCTTGCTGAGCTTGATACAGAGGTTGTCAGCCGTATGCAGGAAATGGCTGGAGAAAAGCTTGTATCAGCTGTTCAGACACATGAAAAGCATGCGCGAGATGAAGCGATTTCAGGTGTGAAGAATGAAGTGCTTGCAGTGCTTGAAGAAGAAGAGGCTGATGAAGACTATGTGAAAGACGCAAAAAAAGCGCTTGATCAAATGGTCAAAGCAGAAGTGCGCCGTCAGATTACACAGGACAAGCTGCGCCCGGATGGACGTAAGCCAAATGAGATCAGACCGCTGTCTTCTGAAGTTGGCAAGCTTCCTAGAACACACGGTTCAGGCCTGTTCACACGTGGACAAACTCAAGCCTTAAGTATTGCAACGCTTGGACCGCTTGGAGACGTGCAGATCATTGATGGTCTTGGTCTTGAAGAATCCAAACGTTTTATGCACCACTATAACTTCCCTCTATTCAGTGTAGGGGAAACAGGACCAATCCGTGGACCTGGCCGTCGTGAAATTGGTCATGGTGCCCTTGGAGAGCGTGCTCTTGAAAAAGTACTGCCTGACGAAAAAGACTTTCCATATACAATTCGTCTTGTATCAGAAGTACTTGAATCAAACGGTTCTACATCACAGGCGAGTATCTGTGCAAGTACGCTTGCAATGATGGATGCGGGTGTACCTTTAAAAGCACCAGTAGCCGGTATTGCAATGGGGCTCGTTAAATCAGGTGAAGATTATACAATTTTGACTGATATCCAGGGGATGGAAGACTTCCTTGGCGACATGGACTTTAAGGTAGCAGGAACTGCAAAAGGTGTTACTGCTCTTCAAATGGACATCAAAATTGACGGTCTGACGAAAGAAATTCTTGAAGAAGCACTGATGCAGGCGAAAGAAGGCAGAATGCATATCCTTGATTCAATGCTTTCAACGATCAGTGAGCCTAGAAAAGAACTTTCAGAATATGCACCGAAAATTATTCAGCTGTCTATTAACCCGGATAAGATCCGTGACGTAATTGGACCAAGCGGAAAAACAATCAACAAGATCATTGAAGAAACTGGTGTTAAAATTGATATCGAGCAGGATGGTACGGTATTCATTGCATCAGCTGATTCTGAAATGAACGCAAAAGCGAAGCAGATCATTGAAGACATGGTCAGAGAAGCAAAAGTTGGTCAAAACTACCTTGGTAAAGTGAAGCGCATTGAAAAATTCGGCGCGTTCGTCGAAATCTTCAGTGGTAAGGATGGTCTAGTTCATATTTCTGAACTGCAGGAAGAACGCACAAACAAAGTGGAAGATGTTCTCTCACTTGGCGATCAGATTGAAGTAAAAGTAACAGAAATTGATAACCAGGGACGCGTTAACTTATCGCGTAAAGCGGTTATCAAAGAGCAAAAGGAAAGAGAAGAGCAAAAGTAA